In Methanosphaera sp. ISO3-F5, a genomic segment contains:
- a CDS encoding V-type ATP synthase subunit K (produces ATP from ADP in the presence of a proton gradient across the membrane; the K subunit is a nonenzymatic component which binds the dimeric form by interacting with the G and E subunits) yields MAAELALGSALAAIGAGVAVGFAALGSGIGQGIASSAGVGAVAEDSGMFAQGLVFTAIPETQAIYGFLIAILLLVFSGIMGGSPLGVTSGLVAIGAGAAVGFGGLGSGMGQGIASSASVGAVVEDPNMFAQGLVFTAIPETQAIYGFLIAILLLVFGGILGA; encoded by the coding sequence ATGGCAGCAGAATTAGCATTAGGTTCAGCTTTAGCTGCAATAGGTGCTGGAGTAGCAGTAGGATTTGCAGCTTTAGGTTCAGGTATCGGTCAAGGTATCGCATCTTCCGCTGGTGTAGGTGCAGTAGCAGAAGATTCAGGTATGTTTGCACAAGGTTTAGTATTTACAGCTATTCCTGAAACTCAGGCTATCTACGGTTTCCTTATCGCTATCTTATTATTAGTATTTTCAGGAATTATGGGAGGAAGTCCATTAGGAGTAACCTCAGGATTAGTAGCAATTGGTGCAGGAGCAGCAGTTGGTTTCGGTGGTCTTGGTTCCGGTATGGGTCAAGGTATCGCATCTTCCGCATCTGTAGGTGCAGTTGTAGAAGATCCTAACATGTTTGCACAAGGTTTAGTATTTACAGCTATTCCTGAAACTCAGGCTATCTACGGTTTCCTTATCGCTATCTTATTATTAGTATTCGGTGGAATACTCGGAGCATAG